Proteins encoded in a region of the Labrus mixtus chromosome 19, fLabMix1.1, whole genome shotgun sequence genome:
- the dtx3la gene encoding E3 ubiquitin-protein ligase DTX3L1, giving the protein MGSSQSSDKLHCNRYLNGQGPPSLVQQAKEDVNGTYRAGHGSQPEGQMTWVILHRDLPGFPNDNTVQINYIFPDGIQTKKHPNPGQPYAGIRLCAYLPDSREGRKVRKLLDKAFNQQLLFTVATNQDGKDMVTTTSIPLKTQPDAGSKVDGYPDSEYLKTVRQILKDKGVE; this is encoded by the exons ATGGGCTCTAGCCAGAGCAGCGACAAGCTCCACTGTAACCGCTATCTGAACGGACAGGGTCCTCCATCACTTGTACAACAAG CTAAGGAAGATGTGAATGGGACGTACAGAGCAGGGCACGGCAGCCAGCCAGAGGGCCAGATGACCTGGGTGATCCTCCACAGAGACCTGCCAGGGTTCCCTAATGACAACACCGTGCAGATCAACTACATATTCCCAGATGGAATACAAACA AAGAAACATCCTAACCCTGGCCAGCCTTATGCAGGGATCCGGCTCTGTGCTTACCTGCCGGACAGCCGTGAGGGAAGGAAGGTGAGGAAGCTATTGGACAAGGCCTTCAACCAGCAGCTCCTATTTACTGTTGCCACAAACCAAGATGGAAAAGACATGGTCACTACAACTTCAATTCCGCTAAAAACACAACCAGACGCAGGGAGCAAAGT TGATGGCTACCCGGACTCTGAATATCTAAAGACTGTGAGACAGATACTGAAAGATAAAGGCGTTGAATAA